The Actinomadura sp. WMMB 499 genome includes a window with the following:
- a CDS encoding fumarylacetoacetate hydrolase family protein, with amino-acid sequence MRLTTIRRADGTAAGRVDGDRITVLPHADLGALLAEPGWRERARTATGDTLPLATADFAPLVPRPEKVICVGINYRDHIAEVGAEAPEHPTLFAKYARSLIGARDDLVLPGNSGAVDWEAELGVVIGSTARHLDRDAALEAVAGYTIVNDVSMRDWQLRTSQFLQGKTFEASTPVGPFLVTPDEVGHAGALGISCLVDGEVVQRSVTSELVFSVAEIVSYVSSFITLVPGDLIATGTPGGIGATREPPRFLAPGQTLTTRIDGLGEQANRCLAPLPAGAEARR; translated from the coding sequence GTGCGACTGACCACGATCAGGCGGGCGGACGGCACCGCGGCGGGTCGCGTCGACGGCGACCGCATCACCGTCCTGCCCCACGCCGACCTCGGAGCCCTCCTCGCCGAACCCGGCTGGCGGGAACGGGCGCGAACCGCGACCGGCGACACCCTGCCGCTCGCGACGGCCGACTTCGCCCCGCTCGTCCCCCGGCCCGAGAAGGTGATCTGCGTCGGGATCAACTACCGCGACCACATCGCGGAGGTCGGCGCCGAGGCGCCGGAGCATCCCACGCTGTTCGCCAAGTACGCCCGCAGCCTCATCGGCGCCCGCGACGACCTCGTCCTGCCCGGCAACTCCGGAGCCGTGGACTGGGAGGCCGAGCTGGGTGTCGTCATCGGGAGCACGGCCCGGCACCTGGACCGGGACGCCGCCCTGGAGGCGGTCGCCGGCTACACGATCGTGAACGACGTCAGCATGCGCGACTGGCAGCTGCGCACCTCGCAGTTCCTCCAGGGCAAGACGTTCGAGGCGTCCACCCCGGTCGGGCCCTTCCTGGTCACCCCCGACGAGGTCGGCCACGCGGGTGCGCTCGGCATCAGCTGCCTGGTGGACGGGGAGGTCGTGCAGCGGTCGGTCACCAGCGAGCTGGTCTTCTCCGTGGCGGAGATCGTTTCCTACGTCAGCTCGTTCATCACCCTCGTCCCCGGCGACCTGATCGCGACCGGGACCCCCGGTGGGATCGGCGCGACGCGCGAGCCCCCGCGCTTCCTGGCGCCCGGCCAGACGCTCACCACCCGCATCGACGGGCTGGGCGAGCAGGCCAACCGGTGCCTCGCCCCGCTCCCCGCCGGCGCCGAGGCGCGGCGGTGA
- a CDS encoding alcohol dehydrogenase catalytic domain-containing protein: MRALVWDGTDLHVDSTIEVRPPGPGEVAVDITMAGLCHSDLSPMEGRIPQPTPVVLGHEAVGTVTAAGPGAGMPAGQRVVLTVLRSCGECRHCRDGRPTVCPASGRPVAAPFSRDGEVVHQFVKLGAFAERIVVSREQVIAMPAEVPDPVAAMLGCATVTAFGAVEDRARLRAGESVLVTGAGGIGLNTVLAARAAGAERIVVVDRNPAKERIARTCGATDFLVPDDPSGIAPAVRELVPGGVDAAFECVGHTGLLGAAITSLAWGGRAVVLGLPPTGAALDLVVRDLFHDKSLLGCRMGSVDPHRKLPDLAGRVLRGELDLTPLVSAVVPLEGAARLVDDLRDGRIDRGFLRFGSTS, translated from the coding sequence GTGCGCGCACTGGTCTGGGACGGTACAGATCTCCACGTCGACTCGACCATCGAGGTCCGCCCGCCGGGCCCGGGCGAGGTCGCCGTCGACATCACCATGGCGGGCCTGTGCCACAGCGACCTCAGCCCGATGGAGGGCCGCATCCCCCAGCCCACCCCGGTCGTCCTCGGCCACGAGGCCGTCGGGACGGTCACCGCGGCGGGGCCCGGCGCCGGCATGCCCGCGGGGCAGCGGGTCGTGCTCACCGTCCTGCGCAGCTGCGGCGAGTGCCGGCACTGCCGCGACGGCCGGCCGACCGTCTGCCCCGCGTCCGGACGGCCCGTCGCGGCCCCGTTCTCCCGCGACGGCGAGGTCGTGCACCAGTTCGTCAAGCTCGGCGCCTTCGCCGAGCGGATCGTGGTGTCCCGGGAGCAGGTCATCGCGATGCCCGCCGAGGTCCCCGACCCGGTCGCCGCCATGCTCGGCTGCGCCACGGTCACCGCGTTCGGCGCCGTGGAGGACCGCGCCCGGCTCCGGGCCGGCGAGTCCGTGCTCGTGACCGGCGCCGGCGGGATCGGCCTGAACACGGTCCTGGCCGCCCGGGCGGCCGGCGCGGAGCGCATCGTGGTCGTCGACCGCAACCCGGCGAAGGAGCGGATCGCCCGCACGTGCGGAGCGACCGACTTCCTCGTCCCGGACGACCCGTCGGGAATCGCCCCCGCCGTGCGGGAGCTGGTGCCCGGCGGCGTGGACGCCGCGTTCGAGTGCGTCGGGCACACCGGGCTCCTCGGCGCCGCGATCACGTCCCTCGCGTGGGGCGGACGGGCCGTCGTGCTCGGGCTGCCGCCCACCGGTGCGGCCCTCGACCTGGTGGTCCGCGACCTGTTCCACGACAAGTCCCTGCTCGGCTGCCGCATGGGCTCGGTCGACCCGCACCGGAAGCTGCCCGACCTCGCCGGGCGCGTCCTTCGCGGCGAACTCGACCTCACCCCGCTCGTGTCGGCGGTCGTCCCCCTGGAGGGCGCGGCGCGGCTCGTCGACGACCTCCGCGACGGCCGCATCGACCGCGGCTTCCTCCGCTTCGGGAGCACCTCGTGA
- a CDS encoding ABC transporter permease yields MTVQMDRSVSRNGGDWVERRPDPKQRSAEYQARRDGVLRLLLGLVLPVGVLVAWEISARSGWIDARFFSQPTAVAAKAREDLASGLLWSELKITIFRLLTGYVIGSLAGILIGLLMSQVKVLRWMLEPLIRALYVIPKLALLPLFLLLFGLGEVPKLVFISLGTFYIVAFTTLSAAMMIPTAFHEVSRSYGLSPGQRFRWMIVPAITPQIVSSLKLASGISMLLVIAVEFVNAHEGLGYYTWHAWQIFVPDRMYVGVVTISIVGVLFGGLVGLLGSRVARWADSEYAQSR; encoded by the coding sequence ATGACCGTGCAGATGGACCGGAGCGTCTCCCGGAACGGGGGCGACTGGGTCGAGCGCCGGCCCGACCCCAAGCAGCGGTCGGCGGAGTACCAGGCGCGGCGCGACGGCGTCCTGCGGCTCCTGCTCGGTCTCGTGCTCCCGGTCGGCGTGCTCGTCGCCTGGGAGATCTCGGCCCGCTCCGGCTGGATCGACGCCCGGTTCTTCAGCCAGCCGACCGCGGTGGCGGCGAAGGCGCGGGAGGACCTGGCGAGCGGGCTGCTCTGGTCCGAGCTCAAGATCACCATCTTCCGGCTGCTGACCGGCTACGTCATCGGGTCGCTGGCCGGGATCCTCATCGGCCTCCTGATGAGCCAGGTGAAGGTGCTGCGCTGGATGCTCGAGCCGCTGATCCGCGCGCTCTACGTCATCCCGAAGCTGGCGCTGCTGCCGCTGTTCCTGCTCCTCTTCGGGCTCGGCGAGGTGCCGAAGCTCGTCTTCATCTCCCTTGGCACGTTCTACATCGTCGCCTTCACGACGCTGTCGGCCGCGATGATGATCCCCACCGCGTTCCACGAGGTCTCGCGGTCCTACGGGCTGTCGCCCGGCCAGCGGTTCCGCTGGATGATCGTCCCGGCGATCACGCCGCAGATCGTCTCCAGCCTCAAGCTCGCCTCGGGCATCTCCATGCTGCTGGTCATCGCCGTCGAGTTCGTCAACGCCCACGAGGGACTCGGCTACTACACCTGGCACGCCTGGCAGATCTTCGTCCCCGACCGGATGTACGTCGGCGTCGTCACCATCTCGATCGTCGGCGTCCTGTTCGGCGGGCTGGTCGGGCTGCTCGGCTCCCGCGTGGCGCGCTGGGCGGACAGCGAGTACGCCCAGAGCCGCTGA
- a CDS encoding LLM class flavin-dependent oxidoreductase translates to MRLCANWLPLSPDLTRKVAARCEAAGLWGIGIGDSPNYGELYAACTDALGATSSLVVSTSVTNPVTRHWSVHASAVRALTTDHPGRFRLGYGRGDSAVRTFGLRPASLDGLERFGRRVADSARAAGADPFLLVAASGPATARVAGRVAGGVIAGVGGDPVALRTIRERALAARAPGAAAPEVWASVRIAIGRDDAEVRDLRRRLVPRAVSASHFAFASTFEGKNVPAEYADVLAERYATYDYGSHGRSGTTSNATMFADRPDIEDYLLDRFAVVGRADGCRARLEELSAHVDGIYLSLLFEDALPQIDRIGAMLA, encoded by the coding sequence ATGCGCCTGTGCGCCAACTGGCTCCCGCTCTCCCCCGACCTGACCCGGAAGGTGGCCGCCCGGTGCGAGGCGGCCGGCCTGTGGGGCATCGGGATCGGCGACTCCCCCAACTACGGAGAGCTCTACGCCGCCTGCACCGACGCGCTCGGCGCGACGTCCTCGCTGGTCGTCAGCACCAGCGTGACCAACCCGGTGACCCGGCACTGGTCGGTGCACGCGAGCGCCGTGCGGGCCCTGACCACCGACCATCCCGGGCGGTTCCGCCTGGGGTACGGCCGGGGCGACTCGGCCGTCCGCACCTTCGGCCTCCGGCCCGCGTCCCTGGACGGCCTCGAGCGCTTCGGGCGCCGGGTGGCGGACTCCGCGCGGGCCGCCGGTGCCGACCCCTTCCTGCTCGTCGCGGCCAGCGGTCCCGCGACCGCGCGCGTCGCCGGGCGCGTGGCCGGCGGCGTCATCGCCGGCGTCGGCGGGGACCCCGTCGCGCTCCGCACGATCCGCGAGCGCGCCCTCGCCGCCCGCGCCCCCGGCGCCGCCGCGCCCGAGGTCTGGGCCTCGGTGCGGATCGCCATCGGACGCGACGACGCCGAAGTGCGCGACCTGCGGCGACGGCTCGTCCCGCGCGCGGTGAGCGCGTCGCACTTCGCCTTCGCGTCAACCTTCGAGGGCAAGAACGTGCCCGCGGAGTACGCCGATGTGCTAGCCGAGCGCTACGCGACCTACGACTACGGCTCGCACGGCCGCTCCGGGACGACCTCGAACGCGACGATGTTCGCGGACCGTCCCGACATCGAGGACTACCTCCTCGACCGCTTCGCCGTCGTGGGGCGCGCGGACGGCTGCCGGGCCCGGCTGGAGGAGCTCTCGGCGCACGTCGACGGCATCTACCTGTCGCTGCTCTTCGAGGACGCCCTGCCCCAGATCGACCGGATCGGGGCGATGCTCGCGTAG
- a CDS encoding thiolase family protein: MAELRDVVIVDGCRTPMGKGKPGGALSGLHPVELLAQTLAHLVSRTSIDPGTVGDVIVGCVSQAGEQSAAPGRMAWLSAGFPVHVPSTTVERKCGSGQQAIEFAAQGIATGLHDVVIAAGVESMSRVPMGSARIGQDPWGPGVAGRFRLVPQGVAAERVAETWGITRAEQDGLAAASHRRARATAEAGGFDGEIVPITLPDGTEATADETVRPATTVEGLAGLKAVFESAEYADLLPGRTWSVTAGNSSQLTDGAAAVLLMSAERAERLGLTPRARITGSSVVGDDPEMMLTGPIPATRRILERTGLGLDDFDAFEVNEAFASVPLAWAKEFGADPARLNPRGGAIALGHPLGASGCRIFVTLLNHLEQTGGTRGLQTMCEAGGLANATVLERIA, translated from the coding sequence ATGGCCGAGCTTCGCGACGTCGTCATCGTCGACGGGTGCCGCACCCCGATGGGCAAGGGCAAGCCGGGGGGCGCGCTGAGCGGCCTCCACCCCGTCGAGCTCCTCGCCCAGACCCTCGCCCACCTCGTCTCGCGGACGTCCATCGACCCCGGCACCGTCGGGGACGTCATCGTCGGCTGCGTCAGCCAGGCCGGCGAGCAGTCCGCGGCACCCGGCCGGATGGCCTGGCTGTCCGCGGGCTTCCCGGTGCACGTCCCGTCCACCACCGTCGAGCGCAAGTGCGGCTCGGGGCAGCAGGCGATCGAGTTCGCCGCCCAGGGCATCGCGACGGGCCTGCACGACGTCGTCATCGCCGCCGGGGTCGAGTCGATGAGCCGCGTGCCGATGGGGAGCGCCCGCATCGGGCAGGACCCGTGGGGCCCCGGCGTCGCCGGGCGCTTCCGCCTGGTCCCGCAGGGCGTCGCCGCCGAGCGGGTCGCCGAGACCTGGGGCATCACCCGCGCGGAGCAGGACGGGCTCGCCGCGGCCTCGCACCGGCGGGCGCGGGCGACCGCCGAAGCCGGCGGCTTCGACGGCGAGATCGTCCCGATCACCCTCCCGGACGGCACCGAGGCGACCGCCGACGAGACCGTCCGGCCGGCCACCACGGTCGAGGGGCTCGCCGGGCTCAAGGCCGTCTTCGAGTCCGCCGAGTACGCCGACCTCCTGCCGGGCCGCACCTGGTCGGTCACCGCCGGGAACAGTTCCCAGCTCACCGACGGGGCGGCGGCCGTCCTGCTGATGAGCGCGGAGCGGGCCGAGCGGCTCGGCCTCACCCCGCGCGCGCGGATCACCGGCTCGTCCGTCGTCGGCGACGACCCCGAGATGATGCTGACCGGCCCCATCCCGGCGACCCGGCGGATCCTGGAGCGCACCGGCCTCGGCCTCGACGACTTCGACGCCTTCGAGGTCAACGAGGCCTTCGCGTCCGTCCCGCTCGCCTGGGCGAAGGAGTTCGGCGCCGACCCCGCCCGGCTGAACCCGCGCGGCGGCGCGATCGCGCTCGGCCACCCGCTCGGGGCGAGCGGGTGCCGCATCTTCGTCACCCTCCTCAATCACCTGGAGCAGACCGGCGGCACCCGCGGCCTCCAGACCATGTGCGAGGCCGGCGGCCTCGCGAACGCGACCGTCCTGGAGCGGATCGCCTGA
- a CDS encoding ABC transporter ATP-binding protein has protein sequence MTEAVRSESPPAGDAAPIADKIRIEGVSYRYRRRGKEDVVALEDVDLTVGRGEFLSVAGPSGCGKSTLLRVLAGLQKPTDGVVRINREHRDRPLVAPVFQEYSIFPWRTVEANVRLGLDAAGVDRAEARRRAQEWIERVGLAGFEKSLPGNLSGGMKQRVALARAFVVEPEILLMDEPFAALDAQLRKVLQEELLAIVREHSYTVFFVTHNLDEAILLSDRIALMSARPGRMRRVVDVPFARPRSAELRKDPEFARLEQDLWADLKGDVETIEEAVR, from the coding sequence ATGACTGAGGCCGTGCGCTCCGAGTCGCCCCCGGCGGGCGACGCGGCGCCGATCGCTGACAAGATCCGCATCGAGGGGGTGTCCTACCGCTACCGCCGCCGCGGCAAGGAGGACGTCGTCGCCCTCGAGGACGTCGACCTGACGGTCGGGCGCGGCGAGTTCCTCTCGGTCGCCGGGCCGTCGGGGTGCGGGAAGTCGACGCTGCTGCGGGTGCTCGCCGGGTTGCAGAAGCCCACGGACGGAGTCGTCCGGATCAACCGCGAGCACCGGGACCGGCCGCTCGTCGCCCCGGTGTTCCAGGAGTACTCGATCTTCCCCTGGCGCACGGTCGAGGCGAACGTGCGCCTGGGCCTGGACGCCGCCGGGGTGGACCGCGCCGAGGCGCGCCGCCGCGCGCAGGAGTGGATCGAGCGGGTCGGCCTCGCCGGGTTCGAGAAGTCGCTGCCGGGCAACCTGTCCGGCGGCATGAAGCAGCGCGTCGCCCTGGCCCGCGCGTTCGTCGTCGAGCCCGAGATCCTGCTGATGGACGAGCCGTTCGCGGCGCTCGACGCGCAGCTGCGCAAGGTGCTCCAGGAGGAGCTCCTCGCCATCGTCCGGGAGCACTCCTACACGGTCTTCTTCGTCACCCACAACCTCGACGAGGCGATCCTCCTGTCCGACCGGATCGCCCTGATGTCGGCCCGTCCGGGACGGATGCGCCGCGTCGTCGACGTCCCGTTCGCCCGCCCGAGGTCGGCGGAGCTGCGCAAGGACCCGGAATTCGCCCGGCTCGAGCAGGACCTCTGGGCCGACCTCAAGGGCGACGTCGAGACGATCGAGGAGGCCGTCCGATGA
- a CDS encoding SDR family NAD(P)-dependent oxidoreductase, with translation MDIRGKAALVTGAASGLGRATARRLAADGAHVVLLDLESSDGERVAEELDAAAAGRVRFAAADVTDAERVAAAVRVATGLGELRALVHCAGRGGPVRVVEKDGAPGSMERFQDVVQTNLMGTFNVLRHAAAAMVALDDLPDGERGACVLTASVAAWEGQIGQLPYAASKAGVVGMTLVAARDLARNHVRVNTIAPGLFDTPILSRVPEEVRGRLAASIPHPARLGDPADFAAMAAHIIANPMVNGETIRLDGAIRMAPR, from the coding sequence ATGGACATCCGGGGGAAGGCGGCACTGGTCACCGGGGCGGCGTCCGGCCTCGGCCGGGCGACCGCACGGCGGCTGGCCGCCGACGGCGCGCACGTCGTCCTCCTCGACCTGGAGAGCAGCGACGGCGAGCGCGTGGCCGAGGAACTCGACGCGGCCGCCGCGGGGCGGGTGCGGTTCGCCGCGGCCGACGTGACCGACGCCGAGCGGGTCGCCGCGGCCGTGCGGGTCGCGACCGGGCTCGGCGAGCTCCGCGCGCTGGTGCACTGCGCCGGACGGGGCGGGCCCGTCCGGGTGGTCGAGAAGGACGGCGCGCCGGGCTCCATGGAGCGCTTCCAGGACGTGGTCCAGACCAACCTGATGGGGACCTTCAACGTGCTGCGCCACGCGGCCGCGGCGATGGTCGCCCTCGACGACCTGCCCGACGGCGAGCGCGGCGCGTGCGTGCTCACCGCCTCGGTCGCGGCCTGGGAAGGTCAGATCGGGCAGCTGCCGTACGCCGCGTCCAAGGCCGGTGTGGTCGGGATGACCCTCGTCGCCGCCCGCGACCTGGCCCGCAACCACGTCCGCGTCAACACGATCGCACCGGGCCTGTTCGACACCCCGATCCTCTCGCGCGTGCCGGAGGAGGTGCGCGGCCGCCTGGCCGCGTCGATCCCGCACCCGGCCCGCCTGGGCGACCCGGCGGACTTCGCCGCCATGGCCGCCCACATCATCGCCAACCCCATGGTCAACGGCGAAACGATCCGGCTCGACGGCGCCATCCGGATGGCCCCCCGATGA
- a CDS encoding acyl-CoA dehydrogenase family protein, translated as MTTAFEPQPADVSELREIARQVAEKRYAPHVEQWDRDRTVITHDERRYLGSLGWLGIALPEEYGGAGGTFAEALTVVEELAKVWPPAAFQVFEANVGPAQHLVRLGTEEQKRRFLPGVISGDNAMAIGISEPDAGSAATDMVTRAEIRGDTVVVRGLKRWISNGGDADRYLVYCRMGDLPGARGIGAVIVEADRAGVSFGARERLMGFRGLPSADVILDDVEVPVENIVARPPDGFRDLFSVFSIERLGNTTMSLALGQAALDKTIAYVQEREQFGRPIAEFQAVQVTLADMLLDVESVRMLRDRAVAGLDAGAPSTLHVSLAKCAANEMAKRVTDMAMMLHGANGYTEEYGLERMHRDAHGWALAGGTPNIQRTRIAAELLGRSFDQRPARRAPGTGREA; from the coding sequence ATGACCACAGCATTCGAACCGCAGCCGGCCGACGTGTCGGAGCTGCGGGAGATCGCCCGCCAGGTCGCGGAGAAGCGGTACGCGCCCCACGTCGAGCAGTGGGACCGCGACCGGACCGTCATCACCCATGACGAGCGCCGCTACCTGGGATCCCTCGGCTGGCTGGGCATCGCCCTCCCCGAGGAGTACGGCGGGGCCGGCGGGACGTTCGCCGAAGCCCTGACCGTGGTCGAGGAGCTGGCGAAGGTATGGCCGCCGGCGGCCTTCCAGGTCTTCGAGGCCAACGTCGGACCGGCGCAGCACCTGGTGCGGCTCGGCACCGAGGAGCAGAAGCGCCGGTTCCTGCCCGGAGTGATCAGCGGCGACAACGCGATGGCCATCGGCATCTCCGAGCCGGACGCCGGATCGGCCGCCACCGACATGGTCACCCGCGCGGAGATCAGGGGCGACACCGTCGTGGTGCGCGGCCTGAAGCGCTGGATCTCCAACGGCGGCGACGCGGACCGCTACCTCGTCTACTGCCGGATGGGCGACCTGCCGGGCGCCAGGGGCATCGGAGCCGTGATCGTCGAGGCCGACCGCGCGGGCGTCTCGTTCGGGGCCCGCGAACGGCTGATGGGCTTCCGGGGCCTGCCGTCCGCGGACGTGATCCTCGACGACGTGGAGGTCCCGGTCGAGAACATCGTCGCCCGCCCGCCCGACGGCTTCCGCGACCTCTTCTCGGTGTTCTCCATCGAACGGCTGGGGAACACCACGATGAGCCTCGCGCTGGGGCAGGCCGCGCTGGACAAGACCATCGCCTACGTCCAGGAGCGCGAGCAGTTCGGCCGGCCCATCGCCGAGTTCCAGGCGGTCCAGGTCACCCTCGCGGACATGCTCCTGGACGTCGAGTCGGTGCGGATGCTCCGCGACCGCGCGGTGGCCGGGCTGGACGCCGGGGCCCCGAGCACCCTGCACGTCTCGCTCGCCAAGTGTGCCGCCAACGAGATGGCGAAGCGGGTCACCGACATGGCGATGATGCTGCACGGCGCGAACGGCTACACCGAGGAGTACGGCCTGGAGCGGATGCACCGGGACGCCCACGGCTGGGCGCTCGCCGGCGGCACCCCCAACATCCAGCGCACCCGCATCGCCGCCGAGCTGCTCGGACGCTCCTTCGACCAGCGGCCGGCGCGCCGGGCCCCCGGCACCGGACGGGAGGCCTGA
- a CDS encoding AMP-binding protein, with product MQLIEFFDRGVLVNPGGTAFVRPDGGGAITYAEADDVTHRVAAALRREGLGPADPVAVLGANTPGLFPCVLGVLRAGCAWVALNARSTPQDLAALLNLVGARALLFDADLAETAAHLRASVPAIEHAVVLNGSAGDTPTLDGWAAAPGTRVPLPALDPEAVAGYFGTGGTTGRPKAVEVPHRAFETMITAFHAHLPERRPVHLIAAPMTHAAGTMAFPVLQLGGTNIVHAGVAPGEILESIERNRVTRLFLPPTALYGLLAHPDVRRRDTSSLRYLLYGAAPMSVEKLKEAMRVFGPVMAQFYGQTELPMLCTFLGPEEHAEALADPALTHRLASCGTPSVVAGVEILDPDGAPCPRGERGEIVVRSSLRMNGYHDDPEQTAAVRLDGGRIATGDIGYMDGDGYVYIVDRSRDLIISGGFNVFPSEVEQALWSHPAVGDCAVIGLPDDKWGERVTAVVELKPGATVEAAELIETCRAALGGVKAPKQIIFRDLPRSAVGKVLKRELRRQFWRERDREV from the coding sequence ATGCAGCTGATCGAGTTCTTCGACCGCGGCGTGCTCGTGAACCCCGGCGGGACGGCGTTCGTCCGGCCCGACGGCGGCGGAGCGATCACCTACGCCGAGGCCGACGACGTCACGCACCGGGTGGCCGCGGCGCTGCGCCGCGAGGGCCTGGGGCCGGCCGATCCCGTGGCCGTCCTCGGCGCCAACACACCGGGCCTCTTCCCGTGCGTGCTCGGCGTCCTGCGGGCCGGCTGCGCCTGGGTCGCGCTGAACGCGCGGTCGACGCCGCAGGACCTGGCCGCCCTGCTGAACCTGGTCGGCGCCCGCGCGCTGCTGTTCGACGCCGACCTGGCCGAGACCGCCGCGCACCTGCGCGCGTCCGTCCCGGCCATCGAGCACGCGGTCGTGCTCAACGGCTCCGCCGGGGACACGCCGACCCTGGACGGCTGGGCGGCCGCGCCCGGAACCCGCGTGCCGCTGCCCGCGCTGGATCCGGAGGCCGTCGCGGGCTACTTCGGCACGGGCGGGACCACGGGACGGCCCAAGGCGGTCGAGGTCCCCCACCGGGCCTTCGAGACCATGATCACCGCCTTCCACGCCCACCTGCCCGAACGCCGTCCGGTGCACCTCATCGCGGCGCCGATGACGCACGCGGCCGGGACCATGGCGTTCCCGGTACTGCAGCTGGGCGGCACCAACATCGTCCACGCGGGGGTGGCGCCCGGGGAGATCCTGGAGTCGATCGAGCGGAACCGGGTCACCCGGCTCTTCCTCCCGCCGACGGCCCTGTACGGGCTGCTCGCCCATCCCGACGTGCGCCGCCGCGACACCTCGAGCCTGCGCTACCTCCTCTACGGCGCCGCGCCGATGTCGGTCGAGAAGCTGAAGGAGGCCATGCGGGTCTTCGGCCCCGTCATGGCGCAGTTCTACGGCCAGACCGAACTGCCGATGCTGTGCACCTTCCTCGGTCCCGAGGAGCACGCCGAGGCGCTCGCCGACCCCGCCCTGACCCACCGGCTCGCCAGCTGCGGGACCCCGTCGGTGGTGGCCGGCGTCGAGATCCTGGACCCGGACGGAGCGCCGTGCCCGCGCGGCGAGCGCGGGGAGATCGTCGTCCGCAGCTCGCTGCGCATGAACGGCTACCACGACGACCCCGAGCAGACCGCCGCCGTCCGCCTGGACGGCGGCCGGATCGCCACCGGCGACATCGGCTACATGGACGGCGACGGGTACGTCTACATCGTCGACCGCTCGCGCGATCTGATCATCTCCGGCGGGTTCAACGTCTTCCCCAGCGAGGTCGAGCAGGCCCTCTGGAGCCATCCGGCGGTCGGCGACTGCGCCGTCATCGGCCTGCCCGACGACAAGTGGGGCGAGCGCGTCACGGCCGTGGTCGAGCTCAAGCCCGGGGCGACGGTCGAGGCGGCCGAACTCATCGAGACGTGCCGGGCCGCACTCGGCGGCGTCAAGGCCCCCAAGCAGATCATCTTCCGCGACCTGCCCAGATCGGCCGTGGGCAAGGTCCTCAAGCGCGAACTGCGCCGGCAGTTCTGGCGGGAACGGGACCGCGAGGTCTAG
- a CDS encoding aldehyde dehydrogenase — MTATTHHLIAGEALTGATTYDVTDPYTERVIAAVADGGRTAADAAAAAAAQARDAWAATPVEVRRRVLGRAGELLEGRRAELVDLAVADTGARRAVAEQTQVDAALARLRHWSTRSADLLTVRAEPEAAGLAGTVTRMPVGVVACISPYNFPLLAMVGKVAPALFAGNTVVMKPAPQDPLLVVALAEALAEALRAEGAPAGTVNLVTGAGAEPGAALVDHPEVGAISFTGSTAVGTEIYRSAAPGMKRLLLELGGKGALVVRADADLDAAVAAATRAWTVHSGQICVTPSRVIADASVHDELVARLRTALGGLVHGDPRDPATTTVPLISAVQRDRVAALVAAARAEGGTVHTAANVPDRGYFHPAALVTGAGPEATVMQEEAFGPVVCVTPSSSDDEAVAIANSTRYGLTDQVYSRDLEAARRVAGRLAAAQVGINTCARRGDLPFGGTKASGIGRSGGAYALDSYTDLRATVHPTA, encoded by the coding sequence GTGACCGCGACCACGCACCACCTGATCGCCGGTGAGGCGCTGACCGGCGCCACGACCTACGACGTCACCGACCCCTACACCGAGCGGGTCATCGCCGCGGTCGCCGACGGCGGCCGCACCGCGGCCGATGCCGCCGCGGCCGCCGCCGCGCAGGCGCGCGACGCCTGGGCGGCGACCCCGGTCGAGGTCCGCCGCCGGGTGCTCGGCCGTGCGGGCGAACTCCTCGAGGGCCGGCGCGCCGAGCTCGTCGACCTGGCCGTCGCCGACACCGGCGCCCGCCGGGCCGTCGCCGAGCAGACCCAGGTCGACGCGGCGCTGGCCCGGCTGCGGCACTGGTCCACCCGGTCCGCCGACCTGCTCACGGTCCGGGCGGAGCCCGAGGCGGCGGGCCTCGCGGGGACCGTCACGCGCATGCCGGTCGGCGTGGTCGCCTGCATCAGCCCCTACAACTTCCCGCTGCTCGCGATGGTCGGGAAGGTCGCGCCCGCCCTGTTCGCCGGCAACACCGTGGTCATGAAGCCGGCCCCGCAGGACCCGCTGCTCGTCGTCGCGCTCGCCGAGGCGCTCGCCGAGGCCCTGCGCGCGGAGGGCGCCCCGGCGGGGACGGTCAACCTGGTGACCGGCGCGGGCGCCGAGCCCGGCGCCGCGCTGGTCGACCACCCCGAGGTCGGGGCGATCAGCTTCACGGGCAGCACGGCGGTCGGCACCGAGATCTACCGGTCGGCGGCGCCCGGCATGAAGCGGCTCCTGCTCGAACTCGGCGGCAAGGGCGCGCTGGTCGTCCGCGCCGACGCGGACCTCGACGCCGCCGTCGCCGCCGCGACACGGGCGTGGACGGTCCACTCCGGGCAGATCTGCGTGACGCCCTCCCGCGTCATCGCCGACGCCTCAGTGCACGACGAGCTCGTCGCGCGGCTGCGCACCGCGCTGGGCGGCCTCGTGCACGGCGACCCCCGGGACCCCGCGACGACCACCGTCCCGCTGATCAGCGCGGTCCAGCGCGACCGCGTCGCCGCGCTGGTGGCCGCCGCCCGCGCCGAGGGCGGGACGGTGCACACCGCGGCGAACGTCCCGGATCGCGGCTACTTCCACCCCGCCGCCCTCGTGACGGGCGCCGGCCCGGAGGCGACGGTCATGCAGGAGGAGGCGTTCGGCCCGGTCGTCTGCGTCACTCCGTCGTCCTCGGACGACGAGGCGGTCGCCATCGCCAACTCCACGCGCTACGGGCTGACCGACCAGGTCTACTCGCGCGACCTGGAGGCGGCGCGCCGCGTGGCCGGCCGGCTCGCCGCCGCGCAGGTCGGCATCAACACCTGCGCCCGGCGGGGAGACCTCCCCTTCGGCGGCACCAAGGCGAGCGGCATCGGGCGCAGCGGCGGCGCCTACGCGCTCGACTCCTACACCGACCTCCGCGCGACGGTGCACCCGACCGCCTGA